One window from the genome of Chroogloeocystis siderophila 5.2 s.c.1 encodes:
- a CDS encoding Uma2 family endonuclease yields MQLALKHLVTPDTTTVTVNTDILLNVPVGKSVLLENVDWQTFEKILTQLGDHRAAQLAYDRGILEIMVPLPEHEYYKEAVGVLVQDLADVLDVDYETLGSTTWKRPDLLAGVEPDNCFYFQHESVIRGKLNFDLTQDPPPDLVLEIDITSKSLDRMPIYARLGVPEIWRYDQGQIKIYQLQGEAYIETDASLAFPKIRVQQIIPFIQQHQAAGKKAMRRAFREWVRLQVA; encoded by the coding sequence ATGCAGCTTGCCTTAAAACACTTAGTCACTCCAGATACAACAACCGTAACTGTTAATACTGACATTCTACTCAACGTGCCTGTGGGAAAAAGTGTCTTATTAGAAAACGTTGACTGGCAGACATTTGAAAAAATACTAACTCAATTGGGAGATCATCGTGCTGCTCAACTTGCATATGACCGAGGAATCTTAGAAATTATGGTTCCTTTACCAGAACATGAATACTACAAAGAAGCCGTCGGTGTTTTAGTGCAAGATTTAGCAGATGTCCTCGATGTTGATTACGAAACACTTGGTTCGACGACTTGGAAACGCCCTGACTTGCTAGCAGGAGTGGAACCTGACAACTGTTTTTACTTTCAGCACGAGTCAGTTATTCGCGGTAAATTAAATTTTGACCTTACCCAAGATCCACCCCCCGATTTAGTTCTAGAAATCGACATAACAAGTAAATCTCTTGATCGAATGCCAATTTACGCCCGCTTAGGAGTTCCTGAAATTTGGCGTTATGACCAAGGACAAATTAAAATTTATCAACTTCAAGGTGAAGCATATATTGAAACCGATGCAAGTCTCGCCTTTCCTAAGATTCGGGTACAGCAAATCATTCCTTTTATTCAGCAGCATCAAGCCGCAGGAAAAAAAGCAATGCGACGCGCGTTTCGAGAATGGGTTAGGCTACAGGTAGCGTAA
- a CDS encoding M20 metallopeptidase family protein, with product MVSTSSKPLNIDLSRIRFDIQALQPQLVAWRRKLHQCPELGFQEHLTAKFVAEKLQEWGIEYQTGIAKTGIVATIRGQRSEVRDQKEKETVLAIRADMDALPIQEENDVPYRSQHDGVMHACGHDGHTAIALGTAYYLSQHRDTFRGTVKIIFQPAEEGPGGAKPMIEAGVLKNPDVNAIIGLHLWNNLPLGTVGVRSGALMAAVETFHCTILGKGGHGAMPHQTVDSIVVAAQIVNALQTIVARNIDPIESAVVTVGKLHAGTALNVIADTANMSGTVRYFNPKFEGYFAQRIKQTIAGICQSHGATYELNYSQLYPPVINDPGMAEFVRSQAVTVVETPLGIVPECQTMGGEDMSFFLQQVPGCYFFLGSANLSRNLVYPHHHPRFDFDETALSMGVEIFVRCVENFS from the coding sequence ATGGTTTCTACTTCCTCAAAACCTCTTAATATTGATTTATCCCGCATTCGATTTGATATTCAAGCTTTGCAGCCGCAATTAGTCGCGTGGCGGCGCAAGTTGCATCAATGCCCAGAACTTGGTTTTCAAGAACACTTGACTGCCAAATTTGTTGCTGAAAAACTGCAAGAATGGGGTATTGAGTATCAAACTGGAATTGCTAAAACAGGAATTGTCGCTACTATTAGAGGTCAGAGGTCAGAGGTCAGAGATCAGAAAGAAAAAGAAACTGTGTTGGCGATTCGGGCGGATATGGATGCGTTACCGATTCAGGAAGAAAATGATGTACCATATCGTTCGCAGCATGATGGAGTAATGCACGCTTGCGGACACGATGGACATACCGCGATCGCACTTGGTACAGCTTACTATCTCTCGCAACACCGTGATACATTTCGCGGTACTGTAAAAATTATCTTTCAGCCAGCAGAAGAAGGACCAGGGGGCGCTAAACCGATGATTGAGGCGGGAGTGTTAAAAAACCCCGATGTTAATGCAATTATTGGTTTACATTTATGGAATAATCTGCCTTTGGGTACGGTAGGCGTGCGGAGTGGAGCGCTAATGGCAGCTGTTGAAACGTTTCACTGCACAATTTTGGGTAAAGGCGGACATGGTGCCATGCCGCATCAAACAGTTGATTCCATAGTAGTGGCTGCGCAGATTGTTAATGCTTTGCAAACAATCGTAGCACGAAATATCGATCCAATTGAATCAGCCGTTGTGACTGTTGGCAAACTTCATGCAGGAACAGCACTCAATGTGATTGCGGATACAGCAAACATGAGCGGTACAGTACGATATTTTAACCCGAAGTTTGAAGGGTATTTTGCCCAGCGCATCAAGCAAACTATTGCGGGAATTTGTCAAAGTCATGGCGCAACGTATGAATTGAATTATTCACAACTGTATCCCCCAGTGATAAACGATCCTGGTATGGCAGAATTTGTGCGATCGCAAGCCGTAACAGTTGTAGAAACGCCGTTAGGAATTGTCCCTGAGTGTCAAACTATGGGAGGCGAAGATATGTCATTCTTTTTGCAGCAAGTTCCTGGGTGCTACTTCTTTTTGGGTTCAGCAAATTTAAGTCGAAACTTGGTATATCCCCACCACCATCCCCGTTTTGATTTTGATGAAACGGCGTTGAGTATGGGCGTAGAAATTTTTGTGCGTTGTGTGGAGAATTTTAGTTAA
- the bioD gene encoding dethiobiotin synthase → MNALLVTGTDTEAGKTVLTTALAAYWRNRFRNLGIMKPIQSGVGDRELYSQLFSFNQSIAEITPLYFEAPLAPPIAAAKENRDIDLAIVWRTLQQLRASRDFVLVEALGGLGSPVTSEFTVADLAAEWRLPTVLVVPVRLGAIAAAVANVALARQTRVLLKGIVLNCTQARSPQEIEDLTPPELIQSLTNIPVLGCLPFFADPTDLEKLAQAAAALDLDLIKMT, encoded by the coding sequence GTGAATGCATTACTAGTTACAGGAACAGATACCGAGGCGGGAAAAACCGTTTTAACAACAGCATTAGCTGCTTACTGGCGAAATCGTTTCCGCAACTTGGGAATTATGAAGCCAATTCAATCAGGAGTTGGCGATCGCGAACTTTACTCGCAGCTATTTTCATTCAATCAATCGATCGCGGAAATTACACCACTTTACTTTGAAGCCCCGCTAGCGCCACCCATCGCCGCCGCGAAGGAAAACCGCGATATTGATTTGGCAATTGTCTGGCGAACGTTACAACAGTTAAGAGCATCGCGAGATTTTGTCCTAGTAGAAGCTTTAGGCGGATTAGGTTCGCCTGTAACTTCCGAGTTTACTGTCGCCGATTTAGCCGCCGAATGGCGCTTACCTACGGTGCTTGTTGTTCCTGTACGTTTAGGTGCGATCGCCGCTGCTGTTGCTAATGTTGCGTTAGCCCGACAAACTCGCGTTTTGCTTAAAGGAATTGTCCTCAATTGCACTCAAGCGCGATCGCCACAGGAAATTGAAGATTTAACTCCGCCTGAATTAATTCAATCACTGACAAATATCCCCGTTTTAGGTTGCTTACCTTTTTTTGCTGACCCTACCGATTTAGAGAAATTAGCACAAGCTGCTGCGGCTTTAGACTTGGATCTCATCAAAATGACTTGA
- the selD gene encoding selenide, water dikinase SelD, which translates to MQASHPIVKDLVLIGGGHSHAIALRMFGMNPLPGVRITLITEASDTPYSGMLPGHVAGFYSREECHIDLRRLAQFAQAQLYIDQAIKLDLENKQVICAQRPPVAFDIVSLDIGSTPATISVPGATEYAIAAKPISQLLAQWNQFVENVKQNPQQPIRIGVVGGGAGGVELTLSLQSHLHRILAQHSSHLEIHLFHRDTELMPSYNKWVRRCLQHILQQRKVQLHLQETVSEVQLHKVICESGLKVECDRIFWVTQASAPKWLRESGLATDAAGFVQVNDNLQSISHPDVFAAGDVATMVAHPRPKAGVFAVRQGKPLFENLQRSLQEKPLKPYKPQKQYLSLIGTGNGKAIAARGAFGFGPSQLLWRWKDWIDRRFMQRFDDLPEMESEDTLSSPHPYPMRCAGCGSKVGSTVLARVLQRIEQPLVNHQDILIGLDAPDDAAVVQVPANLAMVHTIDYFRALINDPYLFGQISANHCLSDIFAMGAVPQSALAIATLPYALETKVAETLFQLLSGAVKVLAEANTPLVGGHTTEGAELAFGLSCNGLVHPDKLLRKSGMQPGQVIILTKALGTGTLFAAQMRQKAKGKWLDSAIASMLLSNAAAATCFLEHGATACTDITGFGLLGHLIEMVQASGVAVELQLSAIPVLDGAIATTQQGIVSSLHPENMRVSRYISNLNQVETHPCYPLLFDPQTSGGLLATLPHQTANDCLAALRQLGYSDCQIIGVVKTSAQQSNPVTFIL; encoded by the coding sequence ATGCAAGCATCGCATCCGATTGTCAAAGACTTGGTGTTGATTGGTGGTGGGCACAGCCATGCGATCGCCCTAAGAATGTTTGGGATGAACCCACTTCCTGGAGTCCGCATCACACTCATTACCGAAGCATCGGATACGCCCTATTCTGGAATGTTACCAGGTCATGTCGCAGGTTTCTACTCGCGGGAAGAGTGTCATATTGATTTGCGTCGTTTGGCGCAATTTGCCCAAGCACAGCTATATATTGACCAAGCGATAAAACTAGATTTAGAAAATAAGCAAGTGATTTGCGCGCAGCGTCCACCTGTAGCATTTGATATCGTTTCGCTCGATATTGGTAGTACTCCAGCAACGATATCTGTCCCTGGCGCTACCGAGTATGCGATCGCCGCAAAACCAATTTCGCAACTACTCGCGCAGTGGAATCAATTTGTGGAAAATGTCAAGCAAAATCCGCAGCAGCCAATTCGTATCGGTGTTGTCGGTGGAGGTGCGGGTGGTGTCGAGTTAACGCTTTCACTGCAAAGCCACTTACATAGAATTCTGGCACAGCATTCTTCTCACTTAGAAATTCACTTATTTCACCGCGATACGGAACTCATGCCGAGTTATAACAAGTGGGTACGGCGATGCTTGCAACATATTTTGCAACAGCGAAAAGTACAATTACATTTACAAGAAACTGTTTCAGAAGTTCAACTGCATAAAGTTATTTGCGAGTCAGGATTAAAAGTCGAGTGCGATCGCATATTCTGGGTAACGCAAGCATCCGCCCCGAAATGGTTGCGCGAATCAGGACTTGCAACCGATGCGGCTGGATTTGTGCAAGTCAATGACAATTTACAATCAATTTCGCATCCTGATGTCTTCGCCGCCGGAGATGTTGCAACAATGGTTGCTCATCCGCGCCCGAAAGCCGGCGTGTTTGCAGTCCGTCAAGGAAAACCCCTTTTTGAGAACTTGCAGCGCAGTTTACAAGAAAAACCATTAAAACCTTACAAGCCACAGAAACAATACTTGAGTTTAATTGGTACAGGTAACGGCAAAGCGATCGCCGCCCGTGGTGCTTTTGGTTTTGGGCCTTCTCAACTACTATGGCGCTGGAAAGACTGGATTGATCGCCGCTTTATGCAGCGCTTTGACGATTTACCAGAAATGGAATCAGAAGACACTCTATCTTCCCCTCACCCCTACCCCATGCGCTGCGCTGGTTGCGGTTCTAAAGTAGGAAGTACGGTTTTAGCGCGTGTATTGCAACGAATCGAACAACCGTTAGTGAACCACCAAGATATTTTAATTGGTTTAGATGCGCCGGATGATGCTGCGGTGGTGCAAGTCCCCGCAAACTTGGCAATGGTGCATACAATCGACTATTTTCGCGCTTTGATTAACGACCCCTACCTGTTTGGGCAGATTAGTGCAAATCACTGCTTGAGTGATATTTTTGCAATGGGAGCAGTACCGCAAAGTGCATTGGCGATCGCTACATTACCCTATGCATTAGAAACAAAAGTCGCAGAAACGCTATTTCAACTCTTATCAGGTGCAGTCAAAGTTTTAGCTGAAGCAAATACACCGCTTGTCGGCGGACACACTACCGAAGGTGCAGAACTCGCGTTTGGTCTATCGTGTAACGGTTTGGTTCATCCTGATAAATTATTACGTAAAAGTGGGATGCAACCTGGTCAAGTCATCATTCTTACTAAAGCACTAGGAACCGGAACGTTATTCGCTGCACAAATGCGCCAAAAAGCGAAAGGTAAATGGCTCGATAGTGCGATCGCGTCAATGTTACTATCTAACGCTGCTGCTGCAACTTGTTTTCTAGAACACGGAGCAACGGCTTGTACTGATATTACAGGTTTTGGCTTACTAGGGCATTTAATCGAAATGGTACAAGCATCAGGTGTGGCTGTTGAGTTGCAATTGTCAGCAATTCCAGTTTTAGATGGTGCGATCGCGACAACGCAGCAAGGAATTGTCAGTTCGCTACATCCCGAAAATATGCGAGTGTCACGCTATATTTCTAACTTAAATCAGGTAGAGACTCATCCCTGCTATCCTTTACTTTTCGATCCTCAAACATCAGGTGGTCTTTTAGCAACACTTCCGCATCAGACAGCAAATGATTGTCTAGCAGCACTTCGGCAATTAGGTTACTCTGATTGTCAGATTATTGGTGTAGTGAAAACATCCGCACAGCAAAGCAATCCAGTGACTTTTATTTTATAA
- a CDS encoding NAD(P)-dependent oxidoreductase has protein sequence MSDRIHESENFPGRVVVTSSGNLAQRIAHHFSPKTVITLPHDRVVLDALDTFVLVPGIQPVDAALMDCLPQLRLVQRSGVGVENVDITAATQRGIYVANVPSPGTGNAESVAELAILHMLALARNYRGSELDWNQAEGQSLWKKTVGIYGLGGIGQAIARRLRAFEVQLLGIKRQLDPQLADTLGLEWLGTPLERSHLLQHSDFVIIAASADNVTQPFGWQDFQKMKSTAYLINVARGAWIDENALVKALQNKVIAGAGLDVFQQEPLASDSPLLQANLNLTLTPHLGGHTDIAATGIANAVVANILRVAQGQPPENCLNVEVQG, from the coding sequence ATGAGTGATCGCATACACGAGTCTGAAAATTTTCCTGGGCGTGTCGTTGTAACGTCCTCCGGTAACTTAGCACAGCGAATCGCTCATCATTTTTCTCCTAAAACTGTCATTACTTTACCGCACGATCGCGTTGTTCTCGATGCACTGGATACGTTTGTTTTAGTTCCAGGTATTCAACCTGTCGATGCTGCGCTGATGGATTGCTTACCGCAGTTGCGTCTTGTTCAGCGATCAGGAGTTGGTGTCGAAAACGTTGATATAACTGCGGCGACACAGCGTGGAATTTATGTTGCCAATGTTCCTTCACCTGGTACGGGTAATGCTGAATCTGTCGCGGAACTTGCAATATTACATATGCTAGCTTTAGCGCGTAACTATCGCGGTAGTGAACTTGACTGGAATCAAGCTGAAGGACAAAGTTTATGGAAAAAAACGGTTGGTATCTACGGTTTAGGTGGTATCGGACAAGCAATTGCACGCAGATTACGGGCTTTTGAGGTTCAATTATTAGGAATTAAGCGACAACTCGATCCACAATTAGCGGATACGCTTGGTTTGGAGTGGTTGGGAACTCCACTAGAGCGATCGCATTTACTACAACACTCTGATTTTGTGATTATTGCCGCTTCAGCGGATAATGTGACGCAGCCTTTTGGTTGGCAAGACTTTCAAAAAATGAAATCTACTGCGTATTTAATTAACGTGGCTCGCGGTGCGTGGATAGATGAAAACGCTTTGGTAAAAGCCTTACAAAATAAAGTCATTGCAGGTGCAGGACTTGATGTATTTCAGCAGGAACCTTTAGCATCCGATTCCCCACTATTGCAAGCAAACTTGAATTTAACACTGACGCCGCATTTAGGTGGACACACCGATATTGCTGCAACGGGAATTGCTAACGCTGTCGTAGCAAATATTCTACGCGTAGCGCAAGGTCAACCACCCGAAAATTGTCTTAACGTGGAAGTACAGGGATAA
- a CDS encoding DUF6888 family protein, giving the protein MRVCQMLSNLYQDIHLFRFDDKTEDVYILAGNDLQNFEEMSVSELRAYVLKHRDDLEAIRTLSHHPHLKEKIMPSLVDEKSVPIEENIKAVEATLKQRIERENY; this is encoded by the coding sequence TTGCGAGTCTGTCAGATGTTATCTAATTTGTACCAAGACATTCACTTATTCCGGTTTGATGATAAAACTGAAGATGTATATATTTTGGCAGGCAATGACTTGCAAAATTTTGAAGAAATGAGCGTGTCTGAGTTAAGAGCATATGTATTAAAACATCGAGACGATCTTGAGGCTATTCGCACTCTTTCTCATCATCCTCATCTTAAGGAAAAAATAATGCCATCCTTAGTTGATGAAAAAAGTGTACCAATCGAGGAAAATATCAAGGCAGTAGAAGCAACTCTCAAGCAAAGAATAGAGCGCGAAAACTATTAG
- a CDS encoding ribose-phosphate pyrophosphokinase codes for MKVLRGSAVLSSATLTLQSAPTAVADNNRLRLFSGSANVPFSQEVARYLGMELGPMIRKRFADGELYIQIQESIRGCDVYLIQPTCHPVNDNLMELLIMIDACRRASARQITAVIPYYGYARADRKTAGRESITAKLVANLITQAGANRIVAMDLHSAQIQGYFDIPFDHVYGSPVLINYLASKQLADLVVVSPDVGGVARARAFAKKLDDAPLAIIDKRRQAHNVAEVLNVIGDVEGKTAVLVDDMIDTGGTITEGAKLLREQGARQVYACATHAVFSPPAIERLSSGIFEEVIVTNTIPVPEDHRFAQLTVLSVANLIGETIWRVHEDSSVSSMFR; via the coding sequence ATGAAGGTGCTCCGAGGGTCTGCCGTGCTCAGTTCTGCAACTTTGACACTTCAGTCAGCTCCTACTGCGGTTGCTGATAATAACCGTCTGCGCTTATTTTCTGGCTCTGCTAATGTACCGTTTTCCCAAGAAGTCGCTCGTTATTTGGGCATGGAATTGGGACCGATGATTAGAAAGCGCTTTGCAGATGGCGAACTTTACATTCAAATTCAAGAATCCATTCGTGGTTGTGATGTTTATCTCATTCAACCGACTTGCCATCCCGTTAATGATAATTTGATGGAATTGCTGATTATGATCGATGCCTGTCGTCGGGCTTCGGCGCGGCAGATTACAGCAGTTATTCCTTACTATGGTTACGCGAGGGCGGATCGCAAAACAGCGGGGCGCGAATCGATTACTGCTAAATTGGTGGCTAACTTGATTACTCAAGCAGGAGCCAATCGCATTGTAGCGATGGATTTACATTCCGCGCAAATTCAAGGCTACTTCGATATTCCCTTTGATCATGTTTATGGTTCGCCAGTTCTCATCAACTACTTGGCAAGTAAGCAACTTGCTGACTTGGTTGTCGTTTCACCTGATGTCGGAGGTGTTGCTAGAGCAAGAGCGTTTGCGAAAAAGTTAGATGATGCACCGCTGGCAATTATCGACAAACGCCGTCAAGCACACAATGTCGCGGAAGTGCTCAATGTCATTGGTGATGTTGAAGGTAAGACTGCGGTACTTGTAGACGACATGATCGATACTGGCGGTACGATTACTGAGGGTGCTAAGTTATTGCGCGAACAAGGAGCGCGTCAAGTTTATGCGTGTGCGACGCACGCTGTATTTTCACCACCAGCAATCGAGCGATTATCGAGCGGGATTTTTGAAGAAGTGATCGTCACTAATACAATTCCTGTTCCTGAAGATCATCGTTTTGCACAACTCACAGTACTTTCAGTAGCAAATCTCATCGGTGAGACTATCTGGCGCGTTCATGAAGATAGTTCGGTAAGTAGTATGTTTCGCTAA
- a CDS encoding serine/threonine-protein kinase, which produces MQPPIPLGSVLQNRYRITQILGQGGFGRTYLAQDQGRFGELCALKELIPNQNDSFHLEKSKELFQREAATLYQIQHPQVPQFRANFEEDQRLFLVQDYVEGKTYRDLLEEHKAQGQTFSEAAVLQLIRQLLPVLAHLHTRGIIHRDISPDNIILRESDRKPVLIDFGVVKELATQFQSGQNLSQPTTVGKLGYAPSEQLQTGKAYPNSDLYALAVTAIVLLTGKEPQELFDDTELTWNWQQWVTVSPEFASVLHRMLSIRPGDRYQSVVEVAKALSAVDHLQATNPQLPNLQRRAIASPKSSNSPAPTAPEVSQIQTIAVGRRPDLIASNSRQPRQTDPVIPAPRKREIWENPWAVIGIGICVALVAGFGSLFLVSYFLSTRTPEPQSFPSPVVPESPTPTPTVTETPSPEPTTFSQQLNLVPGATASVAGTLQANATANYTFNGEQGQQLSASLAQEGVLLTVLGPNQAPIEDLARRVTRYQGTLPFTGEYTIQLSPVQGIEESSYQLDVLLENPVIPTPTPTPTETPPSTVVPTVVPERITVNPGETVTPSGITGPQQITRYLVNVQEGQVLSVAVAQGDVTLDIRNPDGQLIEGATNLLNWQSQVSQTGDYQIDVIPTAQEDVDFAVNIGIENLQ; this is translated from the coding sequence ATGCAACCACCTATTCCACTGGGAAGTGTACTACAAAACCGTTACCGCATAACTCAAATTTTGGGTCAGGGAGGATTTGGGCGTACGTATTTAGCGCAAGATCAAGGGCGTTTTGGCGAACTCTGCGCGCTGAAAGAACTGATTCCAAACCAAAATGATAGTTTTCATTTAGAAAAGTCAAAAGAGCTATTTCAACGCGAAGCTGCAACTTTATATCAAATTCAACATCCTCAAGTCCCGCAATTTCGTGCCAATTTCGAAGAAGATCAGCGTCTATTTCTCGTACAGGACTACGTTGAAGGCAAAACTTATCGCGACTTACTAGAAGAACACAAAGCGCAAGGGCAAACTTTTTCGGAGGCTGCGGTGTTGCAGTTGATTCGACAATTATTGCCAGTACTTGCGCATTTACACACGCGTGGTATTATTCACCGCGATATTTCACCAGATAATATTATTTTGCGTGAAAGCGATCGCAAACCTGTATTGATTGATTTTGGTGTTGTCAAAGAATTAGCAACGCAGTTTCAATCAGGACAAAATTTATCACAACCGACTACAGTAGGCAAATTAGGTTATGCACCAAGCGAACAACTACAAACAGGAAAAGCCTACCCGAATAGCGATTTGTATGCTTTAGCCGTAACGGCGATCGTCCTGCTGACAGGAAAAGAACCGCAAGAATTATTTGACGATACGGAACTGACGTGGAATTGGCAACAGTGGGTAACAGTTAGCCCAGAATTTGCGTCGGTGTTGCACCGAATGTTGAGTATTCGCCCTGGCGATCGCTATCAATCGGTTGTAGAAGTTGCGAAAGCTTTATCTGCTGTCGATCATCTTCAGGCAACAAATCCACAACTACCCAATCTGCAACGCAGGGCGATCGCATCTCCAAAATCATCAAACTCCCCTGCACCTACCGCACCCGAAGTGTCGCAAATTCAAACGATCGCCGTCGGTCGTCGCCCTGATTTAATTGCTTCAAATTCGCGTCAGCCAAGGCAAACTGATCCCGTAATTCCCGCGCCACGAAAACGCGAAATCTGGGAAAATCCTTGGGCGGTGATTGGAATAGGGATTTGTGTTGCTTTAGTCGCCGGATTTGGTTCGTTATTCCTCGTTAGTTATTTTCTAAGTACCCGCACCCCAGAACCCCAGTCGTTTCCCTCTCCAGTCGTCCCCGAAAGTCCGACGCCAACGCCAACGGTGACAGAAACACCATCTCCTGAACCGACAACTTTTAGTCAACAGTTAAATCTCGTACCTGGTGCGACAGCGAGTGTTGCTGGTACGCTGCAAGCGAATGCGACTGCAAATTACACCTTCAATGGCGAACAAGGACAACAACTGAGTGCGTCTCTCGCGCAAGAAGGCGTTCTTTTAACAGTATTAGGACCCAATCAAGCACCGATTGAAGACTTAGCCCGCAGGGTAACGCGCTATCAAGGAACATTGCCGTTTACTGGCGAGTATACAATTCAACTCAGCCCTGTGCAGGGAATTGAAGAAAGCAGCTATCAGCTTGATGTTTTACTCGAAAATCCTGTCATCCCAACGCCCACACCAACGCCTACAGAAACTCCACCATCAACAGTCGTACCGACTGTCGTCCCCGAACGAATCACGGTAAATCCTGGAGAAACTGTCACGCCATCCGGTATCACAGGACCACAGCAAATAACGCGTTATTTAGTTAACGTACAAGAAGGGCAAGTCTTATCGGTAGCGGTAGCCCAGGGAGATGTTACCTTAGATATTCGCAATCCTGATGGACAACTCATCGAGGGTGCTACGAATTTATTAAACTGGCAATCACAAGTATCGCAAACTGGTGATTATCAAATTGATGTCATTCCGACAGCACAAGAAGATGTTGACTTTGCAGTAAATATCGGCATCGAAAATTTACAATAA
- a CDS encoding glutathione S-transferase N-terminal domain-containing protein, whose amino-acid sequence MIDLYTFTTPNGRQASMMLEEVQLPYNVHVIDITKDKQFTPEYIAINPNSKIPAIIDQDTGTTVFESGAILIYLA is encoded by the coding sequence ATGATTGACCTCTACACCTTCACGACCCCAAACGGACGCCAGGCTTCGATGATGTTGGAGGAAGTTCAACTTCCCTACAACGTCCATGTGATTGATATTACAAAGGACAAGCAATTTACACCAGAGTATATTGCAATTAATCCAAATAGCAAAATTCCGGCAATTATTGACCAAGACACAGGAACAACAGTTTTTGAATCAGGAGCAATTCTCATTTATTTAGCATAA
- a CDS encoding ABC transporter substrate-binding protein: MKKRSLISYGILFCITLSFVVGCVNPAIYIKTTTESEASSAVAGAVRLGFSAWPGWFPWQVAQERRIFATHNVPVDLRWFDGYLESINTLAAGQIDANSQTLGDTVSSVSGGADQVIVLVNDNSTGNDKVIVREGINSVADLKGKQVAAEEGTVDHFLLLQGLERAGLSAQDIQFVPLETGRAAAAFVAGQVDAVAVFAPFTTQALKRPGSRELFSSKDFPGSISDHLVFTRQYVEQNPDRVQAVVDAWFATLDYIQKNQADAYEIMAKRAGVSVEEYQQYAEGTKLFTIEENLKAFQPGNDMTSLQFAADQMGQFLTSVGLAAAPPDNSRLFDDRFVKAYAAKINRS, encoded by the coding sequence ATGAAGAAGCGATCGCTCATATCCTACGGCATTCTTTTTTGCATTACATTGAGTTTTGTAGTAGGATGCGTCAACCCTGCGATCTATATTAAAACGACAACCGAAAGCGAGGCGTCGTCGGCGGTTGCTGGTGCAGTTCGTTTAGGATTCAGTGCTTGGCCTGGTTGGTTTCCCTGGCAGGTTGCCCAAGAACGTAGAATATTTGCGACACACAATGTTCCTGTAGATTTAAGGTGGTTTGATGGCTATCTCGAATCGATTAATACTCTCGCTGCTGGACAAATTGACGCAAACAGCCAAACACTGGGCGATACGGTAAGTTCAGTATCTGGTGGCGCTGACCAAGTGATTGTTCTTGTTAACGATAATTCGACGGGTAATGACAAAGTGATTGTTCGCGAAGGAATTAACTCGGTTGCAGACCTCAAAGGCAAACAAGTTGCCGCTGAAGAAGGCACCGTCGATCATTTTCTCTTGCTCCAAGGACTTGAAAGAGCAGGTCTATCAGCGCAAGATATTCAGTTCGTACCACTAGAAACAGGGAGAGCCGCCGCCGCCTTTGTTGCGGGACAAGTCGATGCTGTTGCGGTGTTTGCACCCTTTACGACGCAGGCGCTCAAGCGTCCAGGAAGTAGAGAACTTTTTAGTTCCAAAGATTTTCCTGGATCTATCTCCGACCACCTTGTATTTACACGCCAGTATGTCGAGCAAAACCCCGATCGCGTGCAAGCTGTTGTCGATGCTTGGTTTGCCACGTTGGACTATATCCAAAAAAATCAAGCCGATGCTTACGAAATTATGGCAAAACGCGCAGGCGTCAGCGTCGAAGAATACCAACAATACGCAGAAGGGACAAAGCTATTCACGATTGAGGAAAACTTAAAAGCCTTTCAACCAGGAAACGATATGACCTCGTTGCAGTTCGCGGCTGACCAAATGGGTCAATTTCTCACATCCGTTGGATTAGCAGCAGCACCACCGGATAATAGTAGATTGTTTGACGATCGCTTTGTCAAAGCTTATGCGGCAAAAATCAACAGATCCTAA